The following are encoded together in the Ovis aries strain OAR_USU_Benz2616 breed Rambouillet chromosome X, ARS-UI_Ramb_v3.0, whole genome shotgun sequence genome:
- the HNRNPH2 gene encoding heterogeneous nuclear ribonucleoprotein H2 produces MMLSTEGREGFVVKVRGLPWSCSADEVMRFFSDCKIQNGTSGIRFIYTREGRPSGEAFVELESEDEVKLALKKDRETMGHRYVEVFKSNSVEMDWVLKHTGPNSPDTANDGFVRLRGLPFGCSKEEIVQFFSGLEIVPNGMTLPVDFQGRSTGEAFVQFASQEIAEKALKKHKERIGHRYIEIFKSSRAEVRTHYDPPRKLMAMQRPGPYDRPGAGRGYNSIGRGAGFERMRRGAYGGGYGGYDDYGGYNDGYGFGSDRFGRDLNYCFSGMSDHRYGDGGSSFQSTTGHCVHMRGLPYRATENDIYNFFSPLNPMRVHIEIGPDGRVTGEADVEFATHEDAVAAMAKDKANMQHRYVELFLNSTAGTSGGAYDHSYVELFLNSTAGASGGAYGSQMMGGMGISNQSSYGGPASQQLSGGYGGGYGGQSSMSGYDQVLQENSSDYQSNLA; encoded by the coding sequence AtgatgctgagcaccgaaggcaGGGAGGGGTTCGTGGTGAAGGTCAGGGGCCTGCCCTGGTCCTGCTCAGCTGATGAAGTGATGCGCTTCTTCTCCGATTGTAAAATCCAAAACGGCACATCAGGTATTCGTTTCATCTACACCAGAGAAGGCAGACCAAGTGGTGAAGCATTTGTCGAACTTGAGTCTGAAGATGAAGTGAAACTCGCTCTgaagaaggacagagaaaccatGGGACACAGATATGTTGAAGTATTCAAGTCCAACAGTGTTGAAATGGATTGGGTGTTGAAGCACACAGGTCCGAATAGTCCTGATACTGCCAATGATGGCTTCGTCCGGCTTAGAGGACTCCCATTTGGCTGTAGCAAGGAAGAGATTGTTCAGTTCTTTTCAGGGTTGGAAATTGTGCCAAATGGGATGACACTGCCGGTGGACTTTCAGGGGCGGAGCACAGGGGAGGCCTTTGTGCAGTTTGCTTCACAGGAGATAGCTGAAAAGGCCTTaaagaaacacaaggaaagaatAGGGCACCGGTACATTGAAATCTTCAAGAGTAGCCGAGCTGAAGTCCGAACCCATTATGACCCCCCGCGAAAGCTCATGGCTATGCAGCGGCCAGGTCCCTATGACAGGCCAGGGGCTGGCAGAGGGTATAATAGCATTGGCAGAGGGGCTGGTTTTGAAAGGATGAGAAGGGGTGCCTATGGTGGAGGGTATGGAGGCTATGACGACTATGGTGGCTATAATGATGGATATGGCTTTGGATCTGATAGATTTGGAAGAGACCTCAATTACTGTTTTTCAGGAATGTCTGATCATAGATATGGAGATGGTGGGTCCAGTTTTCAGAGCACCACAGGGCACTGTGTACACATGAGGGGATTACCTTACAGAGCCACTGAGAATGATATTTACAATTTCTTCTCACCTCTTAATCCCATGAGAGTACACATTGAAATCGGACCTGATGGCAGAGTTACTGGTGAGGCAGATGTTGAATTTGCTACTCATGAAGATGCTGTGGCAGCTATGGCAAAAGACAAAGCTAACATGCAACACAGATACGTGGAGCTCTTCTTGAATTCTACCGCAGGCACAAGTGGGGGAGCCTATGATCACAGCTACGTAGAACTTTTTTTGAATTCCACAGCCGGGGCAAGTGGTGGAGCTTATGGTAGCCAAATGATGGGAGGCATGGGCATATCCAACCAGTCTAGTTATGGAGGTCCTGCCAGTCAGCAGCTGAGTGGTGGTTACGGAGGTGGATATGGTGGTCAGAGTAGTATGAGTGGATATGACCAAGTTCTGCAGGAAAACTCCAGTGACTATCAATCAAACCTCGCTTAG